From Saccharomyces kudriavzevii IFO 1802 strain IFO1802 genome assembly, chromosome: 13, a single genomic window includes:
- the CYB2 gene encoding L-lactate dehydrogenase (cytochrome) (similar to Saccharomyces cerevisiae CYB2 (YML054C); ancestral locus Anc_4.304) gives MFKYKPLLRMSRSSEAAMLRTSKTRLNTVRSYGSAVTKSKSFEQSSRKRTQSWTALSIGAILATAGSMVCLNWYNGQIDNEPKLDMNKQKISPAEVAKHNKADDCWVVINGYVYDLTRFMPNHPGGPDVIKFNAGRDVTAIFEPLHAPNVIDKYIAPEKKLGPLQGSMPPELVCPPYAPGETKEDIARKEQLKSLLPPLNSIINLYDFEYLASQILTKQAWAYYSSGANDEVTHRENHNAYHRIFFKPKILVDVSKVDVSTDMLGSRVDVPFYVSATALCKLGNPLEGEKDIARGCGQGLTKVPQMISTLASCSPEEIIGAAPSNRQIQWYQLYVNSDRKITDDLVKNVEKLGVKALFVTVDAPSLGQREKDMKLKFSNSKAGPKAMKKTNVEESQGASRALSKFIDPTLTWKDIEELKSKTKLPIVIKGVQRTEDVIKAAEIGVSGVVLSNHGGRQLDFSRAPIEVLAETMPILEKRNLKGKLEVYVDGGVRRGTDILKALCLGAKGVGLGRPFLYANSCYGRDGVEKAIEILRDEVEMSMRLLGVNSIAELKPDLLDLSTLKARSVAVPNDVLYNEVYEGPTLTEFEDA, from the coding sequence ATGTTTAAATACAAACCTCTATTGAGAATGTCGAGGTCCTCCGAGGCAGCTATGCTCAGGACGTCCAAGACTAGGTTGAACACCGTTCGCTCTTACGGTTCTGCCGTCACAAAATCCAAGTCATTCGAACAGAGTTCAAGAAAACGCACGCAGTCATGGACTGCCTTGAGCATTGGCGCAATCTTAGCTACCGCTGGCTCAATGGTGTGTCTAAACTGGTACAATGGTCAGATAGATAATGAACCTAAGCTGGACATGAATAAGCAGAAGATCTCGCCTGCAGAAGTTGCCAAACATAATAAAGCGGATGATTGTTGGGTCGTGATCAATGGTTACGTGTATGACTTGACACGATTCATGCCAAACCACCCAGGTGGGCCAGACGTTATCAAATTCAACGCCGGAAGAGACGTCACTGCCATTTTCGAGCCATTGCATGCCCCTAATGTCATCGATAAATACATTGCgccagaaaaaaaactgggTCCCCTACAAGGGTCCATGCCCCCAGAACTAGTCTGCCCACCTTATGCCCCAGGTGAAACCAAGGAGGATATTGCCAGGAAAGAGCAACTGAAATCGCTGCTGCCTCCCTTAAATAGCATTATTAATCtttatgattttgaatatttggCTTCTCAAATTTTGACTAAGCAAGCATGGGCCTACTATTCTTCCGGTGCCAACGATGAAGTAACGCATAGAGAAAATCATAACGCGTATCATCggattttcttcaagcCGAAGATCCTTGTCGATGTAAGCAAAGTGGATGTTTCGACCGATATGTTGGGTTCGCGAGTGGATGTCCCCTTCTACGTGTCTGCCACAGCTCTGTGTAAACTCGGGAACCCACTAGAGGGCGAGAAAGATATTGCTAGAGGTTGTGGCCAGGGTCTGACGAAAGTCCCACAAATGATATCTACTTTGGCCTCGTGCTCACCTGAGGAAATTATAGGCGCGGCACCTTCCAACAGGCAAATTCAATGGTATCAACTGTACGTCAACTCTGATAGAAAGATCACCGACGACTTGGTTAAGAATGTGGAAAAATTGGGCGTAAAGGCATTGTTTGTCACTGTGGATGCTCCAAGTTTGGGTCAAAGAGAGAAAgatatgaaattgaaattctcAAACTCAAAGGCTGGTCCAAAggcaatgaagaaaaccaaTGTAGAAGAATCTCAAGGAGCGTCGAGGGCGCTGTCCAAATTCATTGACCCTACTTTGACTTGGAAGGACATTGAAGagttgaaatcaaagacCAAGCTACCTATTGTCATCAAAGGTGTTCAACGCACTGAAGATGTCATCAAAGCAGCAGAAATTGGCGTAAGTGGTGTGGTGCTATCCAATCATGGCGGTAGACAGttagatttttcaagagcCCCAATCGAAGTCCTGGCTGAAACGATGCCGATTCTGGAAAAACGGAACTTGAAGGGTAAATTGGAAGTCTACGTGGACGGTGGTGTCCGTCGTGGCACGGACATCTTGAAGGCATTGTGTCTAGGTGCCAAAGGTGTAGGTTTGGGTAGGCCATTCTTATATGCCAACTCATGCTATGGTCGCGATGGTGTTGAGAAGGCTATTGAGATTTTGAGGGATGAGGTCGAGATGTCCATGAGGCTTTTGGGTGTTAACAGCATTGCGGAATTGAAACCTGATCTGCTAGATTTATCGACGTTGAAGGCCAGATCAGTAGCGGTGCCAAATGATGTTCTGTATAATGAAGTTTATGAAGGTCCCACCTTGactgaatttgaagatgcaTGA
- the SKDI13G0890 gene encoding uncharacterized protein (similar to Saccharomyces cerevisiae YML053C; ancestral locus Anc_1.503), whose product MLSYYEHNTAFQANNCNSGSNAATTYSNNSSNESIVNKRNNDHFEFDTHAFYQRPKRTKRDSANTRSSSSAGAANSYNGSSASAANNNNIPYQKNTEMSPLQSANMRQSMDNHSLSESEFYSETEEYMIHGYFGRNNHEITGDVTSGSASAIQHQYHFLPPQNTIASHLPSTAITTLTSNNIADDYMDID is encoded by the coding sequence ATGCTCTCATATTATGAACACAATACTGCGTTCCAAGCAAACAATTGCAACTCGGGTAGCAATGCCGCCACAACAtacagcaacaacagcagtaATGAGTCCATCgtaaataaaagaaataatgatCATTTTGAGTTTGACACACACGCGTTCTACCAAAGACCCAAGAGAACAAAGCGAGATTCCGCGAATACAAGGTCTTCGTCTAGTGCCGGAGCCGCTAACAGTTATAATGGCAGTAGTGCTAGTGCCgccaataataataatattccATATCAGAAAAATACCGAGATGTCTCCCTTGCAGTCGGCCAACATGCGCCAGAGCATGGACAACCATTCACTAAGCGAGTCCGAATTTTACTCAGAAACGGAAGAATACATGATTCACGGTTATTTCGGTAGGAATAATCACGAAATAACTGGCGACGTTACTAGTGGGAGCGCCAGTGCTATTCAACACCAGTACCATTTTCTGCCCCCTCAAAATACAATTGCATCACATCTACCCAGTACCGCCATAACCACGCTAACTAGCAACAATATTGCAGACGACTACATGGATATAGACTAa
- the SUR7 gene encoding Sur7p (similar to Saccharomyces cerevisiae SUR7 (YML052W); ancestral locus Anc_1.501), whose amino-acid sequence MVKVWNIALRLLVLLFLAGNTLLLILMIISGATDHYPVNRFYWVQGNTTGIPNAGDETRWTFWGACLQDKDGSDTCTNNLAPAYPISPVDNFNTHVNVPQQFISKRDAFYYLTRFSFCFFWIALAFVGVSFILYILSWCSKTISNMVLVLMSFGFVFNTAAVVLQTAASAMAKNAFHDDHRSAQLGASMMGMAWASVFLSIVEFILLVIWFVKAKLAPAYSIDNSRYRTSSKWNPFHREKEQATDPILTTTAPEDIQQSASMVGPSSNANVVTATAATENQPKGINFFTIRKSHERPDDVSV is encoded by the coding sequence ATGGTTAAGGTCTGGAACATAGCGCTGCGCTTGCTGGTATTGCTGTTTTTAGCAGGTAACACCCTGCTATTGATTCTTATGATCATATCTGGTGCCACGGATCACTATCCCGTGAACAGATTCTATTGGGTGCAAGGCAACACGACGGGTATCCCCAATGCAGGGGATGAGACCCGTTGGACTTTCTGGGGTGCCTGTTTACAGGATAAGGACGGTTCAGACACTTGCACAAACAATTTGGCCCCTGCCTACCCCATTTCGCCAGTGGACAACTTCAATACGCACGTCAATGTGCCTCAGCAGTTCATTTCTAAGAGAGATGCGTTTTACTACCTGACTAGGTTTTCGTTCTGCTTCTTCTGGATCGCATTGGCCTTTGTAGGCGTGtcttttattctttacATTTTGTCATGGTGTTCTAAGACGATTTCGAACATGGTCCTCGTCCTCATGTCCTTCGGGTTTGTCTTCAACACGGCAGCCGTTGTTCTGCAAACGGCGGCTTCTGCCATGGCCAAAAACGCCTTCCACGATGATCATCGTAGCGCCCAATTGGGTGCTTCCATGATGGGTATGGCTTGGGCAAGTGTTTTCTTAAGTATCGTGGAATTTATCCTGCTTGTTATCTGGTTTGTTAAAGCAAAACTAGCCCCTGCTTACTCGATCGATAATTCGAGATACAGGACGTCCTCCAAATGGAACCCCTTTCATAGAGAAAAGGAGCAGGCCACGGACCCTATCTTGACCACTACCGCTCCTGAAGACATCCAACAAAGTGCAAGCATGGTGGGGCCTTCTTCCAATGCGAACGTAGTCACTGCCACTGCTGCTACGGAAAATCAACCCAAAGGTATCAACTTCTTTACTATAAGAAAATCGCACGAGCGTCCAGACGACGTTTCTGTTTAG
- the AIM32 gene encoding Aim32p (similar to Saccharomyces cerevisiae AIM32 (YML050W); ancestral locus Anc_1.498), whose protein sequence is MLRTTVRTLRQRAFFHRSFVHVNLPELHSAIQDAQTTCYCQSINARLPSTTDPLDPQIKLPHRTPNYNKHVLLVSPGDKLAQPWKIAWNHNLDTNLNRPYNAIGKLRSYLRNSPGILINAVHLQNEFVPRPKEGDKWLFFFVIPDMKLYKIRETDLEEFASFLDEGVVQAPRLSFQDYLIGKAKVPQETQQVHHKNLTKFQGDIFLRDWSLVCGHYKRDAKCGEMGPDIIAAFQDEKLLTDNNLGLISHVGGHVFAGNVIFYKLFKAENALNKLDSLWFGKVYPHNLKLLCENLENGKIIDEMYRGGISMN, encoded by the coding sequence ATGTTGCGTACAACGGTAAGAACGTTGCGACAACGGGCATTTTTCCATCGCAGTTTTGTGCATGTTAACTTGCCAGAACTTCATTCCGCTATTCAAGATGCTCAAACTACCTGCTATTGCCAGAGTATAAATGCAAGGCTGCCATCGACAACGGATCCTTTAGATCCTCAAATCAAGCTCCCTCATAGAACGCCCAACTATAACAAACATGTTCTACTCGTATCACCTGGTGATAAGCTTGCTCAGCCATGGAAAATAGCATGGAATCATAATCTGGATACCAATTTAAATCGCCCGTACAATGCAATCGGCAAATTACGCTCCTATTTGCGTAATTCTCCAGGAATACTGATAAATGCAGTACATCTACAAAACGAATTCGTTCCGAGGCCAAAGGAGGGAGATAAGtggttgtttttttttgttatccCTGACATGAAGCTCTATAAAATTAGGGAAACCGACCTCGAAGAATTTGCTTCCTTCCTGGATGAAGGAGTTGTCCAAGCACCAAGATTGTCCTTCCAAGATTACTTAATTGGCAAGGCTAAAGTTCCCCAAGAAACTCAGCAAGTTCACCACAAGAATTTAACAAAGTTTCAGGGTGACATCTTTCTCAGGGATTGGAGTTTGGTTTGCGGACATTATAAAAGAGATGCCAAATGTGGTGAAATGGGGCCCGATATTATTGCAGCctttcaagatgaaaaactgCTGACTGATAATAATTTAGGCCTAATTTCTCACGTCGGTGGCCATGTTTTTGCCGGAAATGTCATTTTCTataaattattcaaagcAGAAAATGCGCTAAACAAACTGGACTCGCTATGGTTCGGTAAAGTCTACCCACATAACTTGAAACTTTTATGTGAGAACTtggaaaatggaaaaatcaTCGATGAAATGTACAGAGGTGGTATATCAATGAACTAA
- the RSE1 gene encoding U2 snRNP complex subunit RSE1 (similar to Saccharomyces cerevisiae RSE1 (YML049C); ancestral locus Anc_1.497), producing MISRDNELYLYHLTLQKQSNFVHSCIGQFVDVDAGSKRGQSQLCVATETHLELYDTAEGELKLLAKFQNLFTTITSMRSLDLPHAGSRAKPSNWPTFLVLTSDSGNLTIVQITRHADVFKLKTLVNQPLTRTTLRRVSPISYMEIDPDGRCIIVSSVEQNKLCFLVDFARELRISSPLEIIRPHMVTLDMTVCDVNFNNPCFITLEMDNEASQLSVRLIFYVLELGLNHIIKKADYSVNPSANFILSLPDLSRYNITTSLNDNNYNTDDDSLFNPFVVIGFENHILIKDMNGFFSLKVEIPQRATKNNRQGGVTIISGIVQRLKNEFFVLLQSNHGDLFKLTVIPDTTDRNRPLVQLSYFDTIQNSHQLHIFKSGYLFALSELNNNCLFQFEKLGLENDPSKVLSSKNPNESLVFEPSANLQNLSILSQQLNLNPSIKSQILNDTPLSIVTKHFTNSKTITLTNAVKYSNLISTNLPPNATKLWLIANPAATGENNTLLFIAFPKKTMILQIDNESMEELTPDEVSRSTFKLFQDTTIHTCLMGSHSVIQVCTAELRHIVSSGKSKFSNKLTWVPPAGIRIVCATSSKTQLIISLSNYELVYFKIDVSSDSLIELTTHPELDTMPSKLAIVQDTQHTDLLAIADNEGMIKIMSLRDQKEDFLTILSLQSINEKISDMIMVRDLTTRLLNLHVGLANGVYMRFHIQDVDGSFTGIKKRFIGLKPVVLSYLNKVSMSLNEEEAEEKEEDDDDIENKWISCVVCHSSSTWVSYTWNNMWFIRPLKDQDMLCCSKFVNADVEINGVCSISNSGHLNIGQISDFPTLDNWFHVDESSIEMQENGNGNEVNKENEEEEDDEEEEEEEEVLQISSFRPRSILSFPGKPKHFLFVENHTDKLQCRVSLKANGAYLKCHNSDCLFKIIENVHCISATIMDFTKQIDHLVICSEDKRLLTFRILVSKDKSFFDIELLHETEIISPIHSMLKFKNFLLAAIDSTIVLYGLGKKQLLRKSVTQTPASITKIVSMDQWNYERLAVGDIHESVTLFIWDSAGNVFIPLVDDSVKRHVTTLKFLDEATIIGADKFGNAWTLRCPLECENIISNHDPSELSDGTINYPLHLIILQQKLPNTYDCKFKFQLLNHFFVNDIITDIHILDSISSSDRPGCIYIGLQGTIGCFIPLLSKGNVLTMTKIENIMADADDIFYLEYELRRKSNNTSKEDDEEGSAGVVLHGRRDMINGTICEGSYSIVGRDHQSYRSYYVPVRKVIDGDLCENFLRLSVNEQEFLAKDLKNTQVDDIIQRINEVRTNYL from the coding sequence ATGATTTCTAGAGATAATGAGTTGTACTTGTACCATCTGACGTTGCAGAAACAGTCGAACTTCGTGCACTCCTGCATTGGTCAATTCGTGGATGTGGACGCAGGGTCCAAGCGTGGGCAGTCGCAGTTGTGTGTGGCTACTGAGACGCATTTGGAACTTTACGATACCGCAGAAGGAGAACTGAAACTTCTTGCCAAGTTCCAGAATCTATTCACAACGATAACTTCGATGAGGTCATTGGACTTGCCGCATGCTGGGTCCAGAGCAAAACCCTCCAACTGGCCCACTTTCCTGGTGTTGACTTCTGATTCTGGTAATCTAACGATTGTGCAGATCACTAGACATGCGGATGTATTTAAATTGAAGACTTTGGTGAACCAACCGTTGACTAGGACCACCCTTCGGAGGGTGTCTCCCATATCTTACATGGAAATTGACCCTGATGGGCGTTGTATAATTGTTTCGTCTGTAGAACAGAATAAGTTGTGTTTCCTTGTTGATTTTGCACGAGAGCTAAGGATCTCATCGCCCCTGGAGATCATCAGGCCCCACATGGTGACGTTGGATATGACCGTTTGCGATGTAAATTTTAATAATCCATGTTTTATTACTTTGGAAATGGACAATGAGGCCAGTCAACTTTCAGTGCGTTTGATATTCTATGTCCTTGAATTGGGTTTGAAtcatatcatcaaaaaggCAGATTATTCCGTTAACCCATCGGCTAACTTCATCCTGAGCTTACCGGATTTGTCACGGTACAATATAACAACTTCTCTGAACGATAACAATTACAACACCGACGACGATTCCCTGTTCAATCCTTTTGTCGTCATTGGCTTTGAAAACCACATACTGATTAAGGATATGAACGGATTTTTCAGCTTGAAAGTGGAAATACCTCAAAGGGCCACTAAAAATAACCGCCAGGGAGGCGTAACAATCATTTCAGGCATAGTACAAAGGCTGaagaatgaatttttcGTCCTCTTACAATCCAATCATGGTGACCTTTTCAAGTTGACTGTAATCCCGGACACTACTGATAGAAATAGACCTTTAGTTCAATTGTCCTATTTCGATACAATCCAGAACTCACATCAATTACACATTTTTAAAAGTGGTTACCTTTTTGCACTATCCGAATTGAACAACAACTGCCTTTTTCAGTTCGAAAAATTGGGTCTGGAGAATGATCCTTCCAAGGTTTTATCCTCAAAAAATCCTAATGAATCACTGGTTTTCGAACCATCCGCCAACTTACAGAATCTAAGTATTTTATCGCAACAGTTAAATTTGAATCCGTCGATCAAATCTCAAATTTTGAACGATACGCCTTTATCTATTGTAACTAAACATTTTACGAACAGTAAGACGATAACTTTAACAAATGCTGTGAAGTATTCCAATTTGATATCTACCAATTTACCACCCAATGCAACTAAATTATGGCTAATAGCCAATCCTGCAGCAACTGGCGAAAACAATACCCTTTTGTTTATAGCTTTTCCTAAAAAGACTATGATATTACAAATCGACAATGAGTCTATGGAAGAGCTGACCCCTGATGAAGTTTCACGTTCAACTTTCAAGCTTTTTCAAGATACGACAATTCATACCTGTCTGATGGGTTCACATTCTGTTATCCAGGTATGCACTGCAGAATTAAGGCATATTGTGTCGAGTGGTAAATCTAAGTTTTCTAATAAGCTAACCTGGGTGCCCCCAGCGGGTATTCGTATCGTGTGTGCCACATCTTCGAAGACTCAACtgataatatcattatcaaaTTACGAATTAGTTTATTTCAAGATAGATGTGTCTTCGGATTCATTGATTGAACTGACTACTCACCCAGAACTGGACACGATGCCTTCCAAACTTGCCATCGTGCAGGATACGCAGCATACTGATTTATTAGCCATTGCTGATAACGAAGGTATGATCAAAATAATGTCTCTTAGAGACCAAAAGGAAGATTTTTTGACAATACTAAGTTTACAATcgatcaatgaaaaaatctccGACATGATCATGGTTAGAGATCTTACGACAAGGTTACTAAATCTGCATGTTGGTTTAGCAAATGGTGTCTACATGAGATTCCACATACAAGATGTGGATGGATCATTTACTGGCATCAAAAAGCGATTTATTGGGTTGAAACCCGTTGTGCTGTCATATTTGAATAAGGTATCCATGTCACtaaatgaagaggaagcggaagaaaaagaggaagatgacgatgatattgaaaataaatggATTTCATGCGTAGTTTGtcattcttcttccacGTGGGTAAGCTACACCTGGAATAATATGTGGTTTATCCGACCATTGAAAGATCAGGACATGCTATGTTGCTCGAAATTTGTTAATGCTGACGTAGAAATAAACGGTGTCTGCTCTATCTCGAATTCAGGTCACTTGAATATTGGTCAAATTTCCGATTTTCCAACGCTGGATAATTGGTTTCACGTGGATGAATCAAGTATCGAGATGCAGGAAAAtggaaatggaaatgaagtcaataaagaaaatgaagaagaagaagatgatgaagaagaagaagaagaagaggaagtaTTACAAATATCCTCATTTCGACCACGTAGTATCCTATCATTTCCCGGTAAGCCGAAAcatttcctctttgtcGAAAATCACACTGACAAATTACAATGTCGTGTATCATTAAAAGCTAATGGCGCATACTTGAAGTGCCACAATTCAGATTgtttattcaaaataatcGAGAACGTGCACTGTATCTCTGCAACTATAATGGATTTCACGAAGCAGATTGACCATCTCGTAATATGCAGTGAAGATAAAAGGCTGCTCACATTTCGAATACTAGTCAGTAAAGACAAATCATTTTTCGATATTGAGTTATTACATGAGACAGAAATTATTTCACCAATACATTCGATGTTGAAGTTtaagaattttttattagCGGCCATAGATTCTACAATTGTTCTTTATGGCCTTGGGAAAAAGCAGTTATTGAGAAAATCCGTGACGCAAACTCCGGCGTCAATAACCAAAATTGTATCCATGGATCAGTGGAATTATGAAAGGTTGGCTGTTGGGGATATACACGAATCTGTCACGCTATTTATTTGGGACTCCGCAGGGAATGTTTTTATTCCATTGGTAGATGATTCAGTAAAACGCCATGTCAcaactttgaaatttttagaTGAGGCAACAATCATAGGTGCTGACAAGTTCGGAAATGCCTGGACTTTGAGATGCCCACTAGAGTGCGAGAATATCATATCAAATCATGACCCCAGCGAATTATCAGATGGCACCATTAACTATCCATTGCATCTAATCATTTTACAGCAAAAATTACCCAACACCTATGATTGCAAGTTCAAATTTCAGTTATTGAACCACTTCTTCGTTAATGATATCATCACAGATATTCATATCCTGGACAGCATTTCAAGTTCTGATAGACCTGGTTGTATCTATATCGGTCTGCAAGGCACTATTGGTTGTTTCATCCCCTTATTATCCAAGGGGAACGTCCTGACAATGACAAAGATCGAAAATATAATGGCAGATGCGGAtgatatattttatttagAGTACGAATTAAGGAGAAAAAGTAACAATACAAgtaaagaagatgacgaagagGGATCTGCTGGTGTCGTGTTACATGGACGGCGGGACATGATTAATGGAACAATATGCGAAGGGTCCTATTCCATTGTGGGAAGAGATCATCAGAGCTATAGAAGTTATTATGTTCCCGTACGCAAAGTTATTGATGGTGATCTATGTGAAAACTTCTTGAGACTTTCGGTAAATgaacaagaatttttgGCCAAAGATCTGAAAAACACTCAAGTCGACGATATAATTCAAAGGATAAATGAGGTTAGAACAAACTATCTATAA
- the GSF2 gene encoding Gsf2p (similar to Saccharomyces cerevisiae GSF2 (YML048W); ancestral locus Anc_1.496), producing MEIYVRLNADVEHDYAFQVSNEDTINNKIRKIFPSKTGLADLMVLRPSIFHEKEPSKFYKSIHPGYLSEGGCLMFHYDADNEENLGELNDSKPLIDQLWPGQLVVPKWKLSKKNIWVYVTIMLAWLYTDLPDAVSPTPGICLTNQLSKLLIPVAKRMDLPDIAAKLEQEIQANYSSLVAQWLFFVMHIFKIAVITLFLKLGIANPISFNPYKLWTLRDMTSPSAKTNNGKSAGSNSATDLKTILRSLGWIGAKRATYDDYQTNYYNYVIDKMGGAVAAYRAGAIRKAAAPGIQLEAGEGFQSPLENRFTASTFTVIKTEGKFILSEEYFVELENNLKKILEEYDGDIGQMNAEIRRFRRFGIYEPDEKLATLVKLRREISDEKENASKKDAISGIKKNDSKKSK from the coding sequence ATGGAAATTTACGTTAGACTTAACGCAGACGTCGAGCACGACTATGCGTTCCAGGTGTCAAATGAAGACACcatcaacaacaagatTAGGAAAATTTTCCCCTCCAAGACGGGTTTGGCGGACTTAATGGTGTTGAGACCATCGATTTTCCATGAGAAGGAGCCTTCCAAGTTCTACAAGTCTATTCATCCTGGATATCTGTCCGAAGGTGGTTGTTTGATGTTCCATTATGATGCTGATAACGAAGAAAATCTTGGGGAATTGAATGACTCCAAGCCGCTTATCGACCAATTGTGGCCTGGCCAGCTGGTTGTCCCCAAGTGGAAGCTgtccaagaaaaacataTGGGTATATGTCACCATCATGCTCGCCTGGTTGTACACTGATTTGCCGGACGCCGTTTCCCCCACTCCGGGGATCTGTTTGACTAATCAATTGTCTAAATTATTGATTCCCGTGGCCAAACGTATGGATTTGCCCGACATTGCTGCCAAATTGGAACAAGAGATCCAGGCAAACTATTCCAGCCTTGTAGCTCAATGGCTTTTCTTTGTCATGCACATTTTTAAAATTGCCGTGATTACTTTATTCCTCAAATTGGGTATTGCCAACCCTATCAGTTTCAACCCTTACAAGTTATGGACTTTGAGAGACATGACTTCTCCCTCCGCAAAGACTAACAATGGTAAATCTGCGGGCAGTAATAGTGCTACTGACCTGAAGACAATTTTGCGCTCTTTAGGCTGGATAGGTGCTAAGAGGGCCACCTATGACGACTATCAGACTAACTACTATAACTATGTCATCGATAAGATGGGCGGTGCAGTTGCTGCCTATAGAGCCGGTGCCATCAGGAAAGCCGCCGCTCCAGGTATCCAACTGGAGGCTGGCGAGGGTTTCCAAAGTCCCTTGGAAAATAGATTCACTGCTTCTACTTTCACGGTCATTAAAACCGAAGGCAAATTCATCCTGAGTGAAGAATACTTCGTGGAGTTGGAAaacaacttgaaaaaaatcttaGAAGAGTATGACGGCGATATTGGGCAGATGAATGCTGAAATTAGGAGGTTTAGGAGGTTTGGTATTTATGAACCTGACGAAAAACTAGCCACGTTGGTTAAGCTCAGAAGGGAAATCAGtgatgaaaaagagaatGCATCAAAAAAGGATGCCATTTCGGgtataaaaaagaatgattcaaaaaaatctaaataA
- the PRM6 gene encoding pheromone-regulated K(+) transporter PRM6 (similar to Saccharomyces cerevisiae YJR054W and PRM6 (YML047C); ancestral locus Anc_1.495), with the protein MGLTSDKLKFRDIDMDLIPAAKWTTKLQYFLYTWCQSALHVAMFSSDIYTCIKLLAFNTWSNNIIQPFLEFRISKWLFSGCIFCSSLILVIELIIGLGVYRRKEITSNYMNGVSRSINCLFNFKKYQIFELIVLTDEKKFSKWLFFSYFEISGCLKLVFGDSPRQIINGLTLWSVLLTVSNGAGSNANGTQNLSNLDNLSGIISKIKHIAKTNYEESVILSFMLFSFIIWVILISKLILSIIIFLIFVHPKFLPNERKAEGYGLKLKKYVSNAIDENLSKTIHELGILRDDEEEKTLYGNEEPQKVADYDGLDYSDACTIPSYYCYSDGEAFERVYTPIKAYFPHKYKHKCM; encoded by the coding sequence ATGGGACTAACTTCAGATAAATTAAAGTTCCGAGATATCGATATGGATCTTATTCCTGCAGCAAAATGGACAACGAAATTACAGTATTTTTTATACACTTGGTGCCAGTCAGCATTACACGTGGCAATGTTTTCATctgatatatatacatgtatCAAGTTGCTGGCATTTAATACATGGTCAAACAATATCATCCAACCATTCCTAGAATTCCGCATTTCTAAATGGTTATTCAGTGGGTGCATTTTTTGCTCTTCGCTGATATTGGTTATTGAGTTGATAATTGGGTTGGGTGTGTATCGAAGGAAAGAGATTACATCAAACTATATGAATGGCGTTAGTAGATCAATAAATTGTctgttcaatttcaaaaaatatcaaattttcGAGTTGATAGTATTGactgatgaaaagaaattcagCAAAtggttatttttttcatattttgaaattagTGGATGCTTGAAGCTAGTGTTCGGTGATTCCCCAAGACAAATAATCAATGGGTTAACGTTATGGTCAGTTTTACTGACAGTTTCAAATGGGGCCGGTAGCAATGCCAACGGTACACAAAATTTGAGTAATTTAGATAATTTGAGTGGCATAATAAGCAAGATAAAACATATTGCCAAGACAAATTATGAAGAAAGTGTGATTTTGTCTTTCatgttattttcatttatcATATGGGTGATTTTGATAAGTAAATTGATTCTGAgcataataatatttctCATTTTTGTACATCCAAAGTTCTTGCCCAATGAAAGAAAGGCGGAAGGCTACGGGTTGAAACTGAAGAAGTACGTATCTAACgccattgatgaaaatttaaGTAAGACAATTCACGAATTGGGTATATTGAGagatgatgaggaagaaaaaacgtTATATGGGAACGAGGAACCGCAAAAAGTTGCTGATTATGATGGCCTTGATTATAGTGATGCATGTACAATACCAAGTTATTACTGTTACTCGGATGGAGAAGCGTTCGAAAGAGTATATACGCCCATAAAAGCATACTTTCCACATAAGTACAAGCATAAGTGTATGTGA